GCTGACAGCCTCGCATGTGTTGCAGTGCAGAGAGCGTCAAGGCAGTGAGTCCGCAGATGAAAGTGAGGGCCAGAAGTGCATAACTCATCATGATGATACTCACGTGAACGCTCAGCAACGGACTGTTCAATACGGGCATGATATGGCCGATTGCCGGGTCCATTTGACCGATATGGCTGACCAAAAGAAAGAAACCGCTCAGCAAGAAGCCAAAAGTGATGACAAGTAAGCGCAGCGATTGCATGGCCAAAGCCGTCACAAGGGTAATCAACATGACAAACCAAGCCATGGAAAGCATAGACTCATAGCCGTTGCTTAAAGGGATATTGTCGCTGATTATCCAGCGCAATGCCAAGGCAAATGACAGTGCAAGGAATGAAACAGCAAGCAACATGATGAGCAATCCATGCAGGATTGACGGACGCAGGCCCAAGAGATGCGTCTTGGAAGTGGTCAACCGGCGGAGCACAAGGAGCATACTGATGAGGCCAAATGTAAGGTTGAAGATGAAAAGAACCGTTGCAAAAGGCACGCTGTTGTAGCATTTCTCGGCCCGAAACTGCATGTCGGTAGGGAGCGAGACGCCTGCATTGCGCTGCTGATAGCTTCGCAGTTGCTCAATGAGTTGAATGGCATTGCCGTCTTCTCGCCCGGAAACGGCTTGATAGAGTGCCGGAAAATAGCTCTTGATCAATAAGAAATCATTCTTTGGAAGCTGTTTGGGATACACCTCAAATGGTGAAAACCACTGTGTCTGCCCACCACGAAACGTATGCGGGAAGATGGCAAGTGGTGTGCCTTTCTGCAGCGACATGATGATTTGAAGCTTGCTGTCCATGTCGGCACAAGCCTTGTGAAGCGCATCCTGTTGTCCCTGCTGATAGTCGTAGACATATTGCCCGAGGACGTATTCTCCGTCTTGAAAGAATGCTTTCACATTCGTATATTCGGGCAATCCGAACGTTTCGCGCATCTCTGCACTGTTGACATGCACAATCGGTTCACTATTCCATGCATCGTCAAAGAATATCCAACTCATCAGCACTTGCGTGGCATCATCACCTTTATAGCTTCGTTTGCCATAGATTTTCTTTAGGAAATCAAGGGCGAAAGTCTGCAAGGGACAGATGCGTTCGTTGTAGTTGATATAGAGATCTCCGAACTTTTCGGCAACGGGTTGGTCGATGACAGGAGCTGAAAAGCGCTCTTTGGTGGCGTGGACTGCCGATGACGATGCGACAAGCAGCAGCAATGTGGCCAATGATTTCCTGAGAACGGGACTGCGAAGCAACTTTCTGAATGTTCCTTGAGGGTCGACAAGAAGCCATAAAAGCGAAAAGAACAGCAGGCCATAGCCCGTGTATGTGACGGGAAGTCCATAGGGATCGCTGTTCACACTGAGGTAACTTCCGTGGTTGTCGGTGTCGTAACTGGCTTGATAGAAACGTGTACCATGGTAGTAAAATACCTTATTCATCGACACGGTTGCACGTGTAATTGTCTCCCCATCTGTTATGACAAAGTGGGTCGTATAATCCGAAGCAGCCTGTGTCCCGTCGTGATATTGTATGTCGAAATGGTCGAGACGGACAGAGAACGGCAGCTGATGCGTGCGCGTTTCTGACATGGAGATCATCTCTGTGTAAAGGTTTGTGGGCTGGTCACCCCGTAGGTGCACCATGCCTTTGAAACCTGTTGTGTGGGTGAGGTAAGCGCCAAGGAGTATCACAATCATTGAGAGATGAAGCAGTAGGAGGTTCCATTTTCGCAGGCGAGACTTCACGATATAGACCACACCGGCAGCCACCAAGAATGCCCACAACAGGCAGAACCACCATGCACCATATATATATTGTGAGGCAAAGGGCGTAGAATAGAAGTGTTCAATAATGGTGGCCGCTGCCATCACTACAATCAAAACTACATAGAGAATGAATACTGTTTTCTTAATCATTGTGTTTTTGTATAAAGTCGTTTGCTTGCTCAAGTTGTTTTCCTAAGTTTTCCAAAGCTTCTATGGCCTGCTTCACGGCGGCATCATTATAGTGCTTTACAAAGGGTTCGGGCACGCTGTTAATGGCCTGAAGCGCTTTGTTGAAAGCTTCTCCGACAGCTTTTGCAATGGCAGGATTGCGCGTTTTGAACCATGCATCAAAGGCATCGTTGCGGCTTCCATACCATAGATTGCTGATGCTCTGCAGGTTATCGCGCAGGTCTTCCAATGAAGTGTGGCTGTAAGGCGACTCAATATAGTCGGCATCTTGATGTTCGAAAGGCTCGCCAAACTTCGTGCGTGCCATTTCATCGGCAAGCCCCATCATGCCTTTGTCGCCTGTAAGGATGACTTGAGCTGCCCGCTGTGGCGTGTAGGCCGTAAGCATATAACTGCGGTAGTCGGTGCCTTCCGGCGATTGATAAGGCAGACTTGCCGCATCAAGTTCAGTCTTATAGCGAGGCTCTGCATCGGCATTCCAACCGCAATGAAGCTGGAAACAACGCAGTCGGAGATTGCTTGCCAAGGTCTTGGCATATTTGAGTTCACGCGGTTTGATGTCGTCAGTGGGGCGCGGTTTCCCGTCTCTGAAGATTACATATTCAATGCCATGCCAGCCCACAATGCCTGAAGGCCAGCCTTCTGTACGGTCGAGTGGGTCGTTGCTTTCCATGAGCTGTTGATAGCGGAGACGGTCTAAAGGCCACGAATTGATGTCAGAATCTACGGAGAAATGGGCGTTGGCACCGAAGAAGAAGGCTTCACTCTTTTCATAGGTACCGCGGGCTTTGAGAAACAGTCGGCACACTTGGTTTAACTGCTCTTGCGTCATTGCAGGCGTTTCGAGTGCAGACAGCGCTTTATAAAAGGCGTCGGTGCTTGTTGCCAACACTTTATATCGCTCGCGGATGATACCGTCTATATCGTTCTCTACGACTTGCTGAAGCGTGAGTCTCTGTGTCTTGTCACCGTCATCTCCATTTTTATCGCTGCACGAAAACAAGGTTGTGCAGAGCAAGAAAAATGTAAATGCAATGTATTTGAAATGATGTTGAGTCATGAAGAAAAACAGTAAAATAACTAATACCTATGAAGTGAGGTTCTCATATGCGTCATATCAGCCGCTGACTTGACGCAGATGACACGGTCATTTGACGCATATTGCACGCTAACTTGACGCATATGAGAACTCTGTTTGTAATGATTTGATTGTCAACGGATTATGTGTTACAAAACAGGGTGTATGGACTGAAATTCCAACCTCCTGCATCTGCAATCGCATTTTCACCGTATCTTTCAAGCTGTTGGAGGCGTTTTGCGTTGGCTCGGAAAGCCAACAAACCCTTGGTTAAACGTCTGCAA
The nucleotide sequence above comes from Segatella oris. Encoded proteins:
- a CDS encoding imelysin family protein, whose amino-acid sequence is MTQHHFKYIAFTFFLLCTTLFSCSDKNGDDGDKTQRLTLQQVVENDIDGIIRERYKVLATSTDAFYKALSALETPAMTQEQLNQVCRLFLKARGTYEKSEAFFFGANAHFSVDSDINSWPLDRLRYQQLMESNDPLDRTEGWPSGIVGWHGIEYVIFRDGKPRPTDDIKPRELKYAKTLASNLRLRCFQLHCGWNADAEPRYKTELDAASLPYQSPEGTDYRSYMLTAYTPQRAAQVILTGDKGMMGLADEMARTKFGEPFEHQDADYIESPYSHTSLEDLRDNLQSISNLWYGSRNDAFDAWFKTRNPAIAKAVGEAFNKALQAINSVPEPFVKHYNDAAVKQAIEALENLGKQLEQANDFIQKHND
- the ccsA gene encoding cytochrome c biogenesis protein CcsA; its protein translation is MIKKTVFILYVVLIVVMAAATIIEHFYSTPFASQYIYGAWWFCLLWAFLVAAGVVYIVKSRLRKWNLLLLHLSMIVILLGAYLTHTTGFKGMVHLRGDQPTNLYTEMISMSETRTHQLPFSVRLDHFDIQYHDGTQAASDYTTHFVITDGETITRATVSMNKVFYYHGTRFYQASYDTDNHGSYLSVNSDPYGLPVTYTGYGLLFFSLLWLLVDPQGTFRKLLRSPVLRKSLATLLLLVASSSAVHATKERFSAPVIDQPVAEKFGDLYINYNERICPLQTFALDFLKKIYGKRSYKGDDATQVLMSWIFFDDAWNSEPIVHVNSAEMRETFGLPEYTNVKAFFQDGEYVLGQYVYDYQQGQQDALHKACADMDSKLQIIMSLQKGTPLAIFPHTFRGGQTQWFSPFEVYPKQLPKNDFLLIKSYFPALYQAVSGREDGNAIQLIEQLRSYQQRNAGVSLPTDMQFRAEKCYNSVPFATVLFIFNLTFGLISMLLVLRRLTTSKTHLLGLRPSILHGLLIMLLAVSFLALSFALALRWIISDNIPLSNGYESMLSMAWFVMLITLVTALAMQSLRLLVITFGFLLSGFFLLVSHIGQMDPAIGHIMPVLNSPLLSVHVSIIMMSYALLALTFICGLTALTLSALQHMRGCQQTAQEQSAALMILSRIFLYPAITTLGLGIFIGAIWANISWGNYWSWDPKETWALITFMVYAVLLHLQSVPALRAPQRFHLYTTIAFLTIVMTYFGVNYVLGGMHSYA